A genome region from Pseudomonas pergaminensis includes the following:
- a CDS encoding CsiV family protein gives MRLFRILSLLLVVAAPAAFADSPYQVEMILVRQNAEPVINSRPAPENWDAGAMRLGDKLSPPRLSNIVDKLRADSSYTVLAHKAWEQNLGEQPVKVAITDGQEQFGQFPIEGVLSLQLGRFTDIDANFWINQFDANGSVIASEHLSQTDVRTKNNQLNYLDGGHLALLIKITSLTAKPPSAPPPDIQD, from the coding sequence ATGCGCCTGTTCCGTATTTTGAGCCTGTTGTTGGTGGTAGCGGCACCTGCGGCGTTCGCCGACAGCCCGTACCAGGTTGAAATGATCCTGGTGCGCCAGAATGCGGAGCCGGTGATCAACAGCCGACCCGCCCCGGAAAACTGGGATGCCGGCGCCATGCGCCTGGGCGACAAGTTGAGCCCGCCGCGCCTGAGCAATATCGTCGACAAGCTGCGAGCCGACTCCAGCTACACCGTGCTGGCGCACAAGGCCTGGGAGCAAAACCTCGGCGAGCAACCGGTCAAAGTCGCCATCACCGACGGCCAGGAGCAGTTCGGTCAGTTTCCCATCGAGGGCGTGTTGAGCCTGCAATTGGGGCGCTTTACCGACATTGATGCAAACTTCTGGATCAACCAGTTCGACGCCAATGGCAGCGTGATCGCCAGCGAGCACTTGAGCCAGACCGACGTGCGCACCAAGAACAACCAGCTCAACTACCTGGACGGCGGCCACCTGGCGCTGCTGATCAAGATCACCTCGCTGACCGCCAAGCCCCCCAGCGCACCGCCGCCCGACATTCAGGACTGA
- a CDS encoding DEAD/DEAH box helicase, which yields MPLTSSLTKPLAPSWANRFKEQSLERGRRYALENRVRIVESGDSTIVASCEGSGGNVYRQTISLRESAKGTLILVDSRCTCPVHTNCKHIAAVLLKVQETLAYPAAAQDAELLEKLQAVLENRVALPQVVMEDVVPVPRLWLASVEFSAFEPRNGKMQRYIQHRAALSFNYLGNYVSGQKNADIIVRQDTQSLRIKRHPELEQPYREQLRLLGFKIATRQSKALPESAGELFEMVNDSAWLNFTLNASPTLRAEGWELQIDEDFGFDLSAVDDWYATVDEGPERDWFDLELGIIVNGERLSLLPILLNLMRSHTEILNPEKLARRRDDELILVNIPGLPNGGHGPLQVALPYGRLKPVLATLGEFYLQDAGTTTLRLAKADAIRLNPLEDLPLQWEGGEKIRNFAQRLRDIKDFTCVAPEGLNATLRPYQLEGLSWMQSLRQLDVGGILADDMGLGKTLQTLAHILTEKAAGRLDRPCMVVMPTSLIPNWLDEAAHFTPQLKVLALYGAARKKHFANLNDYDLLLTTYALLPKDIEHLAAVPLHVLILDEAQYIKNPSSKAAQAARELNARQRLCLSGTPLENHLGELWSLFHFLLPGWLGDVKSFNRDYRVPIEKRASDVRLQHLNGRIKPFLLRRTKEQVATELPPKTEIIHWVDLNEAQRDVYETMRLAMDKKVRDEITRKGVARSQIIILEALLKLRQVCCDLRLVNEATLPARGSSSGKLDSLMEMLEELFEEGRRILLFSQFTSMLSLIEVELKKRGIAYALLTGQTRDRRTPVKDFQSGKLQIFLISLKAGGVGLNLTEADTVIHYDPWWNPATENQATDRAYRIGQEKPVFVYKMIARGTVEEKIQHLQKEKSDLAAGVLDGRTTGDWQLGNEDIEALFAPLPNKQEKR from the coding sequence ATGCCCCTGACGTCGTCGCTGACCAAACCCCTGGCCCCTTCATGGGCCAATCGCTTCAAAGAGCAAAGCCTGGAGCGCGGGCGACGTTATGCCCTGGAGAACCGCGTGCGCATCGTCGAGTCCGGCGACAGCACCATCGTCGCCAGTTGCGAAGGCTCGGGCGGCAACGTCTACCGGCAGACCATCTCGCTGCGCGAGTCGGCCAAGGGCACGCTGATCCTGGTGGACAGCCGCTGTACCTGCCCGGTGCACACCAACTGCAAACACATCGCGGCGGTGCTGCTCAAGGTCCAGGAAACCCTGGCTTACCCAGCCGCCGCACAGGATGCCGAGCTGCTGGAAAAACTCCAGGCCGTACTGGAAAACCGCGTGGCGTTGCCGCAGGTGGTCATGGAGGACGTGGTGCCCGTGCCACGCCTGTGGCTCGCCAGTGTCGAGTTCAGTGCATTTGAGCCACGCAACGGCAAGATGCAGCGCTACATCCAGCACCGCGCGGCGTTATCGTTCAACTACTTGGGCAACTATGTCAGCGGGCAGAAAAACGCCGACATCATCGTGCGCCAGGACACCCAAAGCTTGCGCATCAAGCGCCATCCGGAGCTTGAGCAGCCGTACCGAGAACAACTGCGCCTGTTGGGTTTCAAGATCGCCACGCGCCAGAGCAAGGCGCTGCCGGAAAGTGCTGGCGAGTTGTTCGAGATGGTCAATGACAGTGCCTGGCTGAACTTCACCCTCAATGCCTCGCCGACGTTGAGGGCCGAGGGCTGGGAGCTGCAGATCGATGAGGATTTCGGCTTCGACCTGAGCGCCGTCGATGACTGGTACGCCACCGTCGATGAAGGCCCGGAGCGCGACTGGTTCGACCTGGAGCTGGGCATTATCGTCAACGGTGAGCGGCTGAGCCTGTTGCCGATCCTGCTGAACCTGATGCGCTCCCACACTGAGATCCTCAACCCGGAAAAACTCGCACGTCGGCGCGATGATGAACTGATCCTGGTGAACATCCCCGGCCTGCCGAACGGCGGCCATGGTCCGCTGCAAGTCGCCCTGCCCTACGGCCGCCTCAAACCGGTGCTGGCTACCCTTGGCGAGTTCTACCTGCAGGACGCCGGCACCACCACGCTGCGCCTGGCCAAGGCCGATGCAATTCGGTTGAACCCACTCGAAGACCTGCCGCTGCAATGGGAAGGTGGCGAGAAGATTCGCAACTTTGCCCAGCGCCTGCGGGATATCAAGGACTTCACCTGCGTGGCGCCCGAGGGGCTGAACGCAACTTTGCGCCCGTACCAGCTGGAAGGCTTGAGCTGGATGCAGTCACTGCGCCAGCTTGATGTCGGCGGGATTCTCGCGGATGACATGGGCTTGGGTAAAACCCTGCAAACCCTGGCGCATATTCTTACGGAGAAAGCCGCCGGACGCCTGGACCGCCCGTGCATGGTGGTGATGCCCACCAGCCTGATTCCCAACTGGCTCGATGAGGCGGCGCACTTCACCCCGCAACTCAAGGTGTTGGCCCTGTATGGCGCGGCGCGTAAGAAACACTTTGCCAACCTGAACGACTACGACCTGCTGCTGACCACCTACGCGCTGCTGCCCAAGGACATCGAACACCTCGCGGCCGTGCCCCTGCATGTGCTGATCCTCGATGAGGCCCAGTACATCAAGAACCCGTCCAGCAAAGCGGCCCAGGCGGCGCGCGAGCTGAATGCACGGCAGCGCCTGTGCCTGAGTGGCACGCCACTGGAAAACCACTTGGGTGAGCTGTGGTCGTTGTTTCATTTCCTGCTGCCGGGCTGGCTGGGCGACGTGAAAAGCTTCAACCGCGATTACCGCGTGCCCATCGAAAAACGCGCCAGTGACGTGCGTTTGCAGCACCTCAACGGTCGGATCAAACCTTTCCTACTGCGCCGCACCAAGGAACAGGTCGCCACGGAATTGCCGCCCAAGACCGAGATTATTCACTGGGTCGACCTCAATGAAGCCCAGCGCGACGTGTACGAAACCATGCGCCTGGCCATGGACAAGAAAGTGCGCGACGAGATCACCCGCAAGGGTGTCGCACGCAGCCAGATCATCATTCTTGAGGCGCTGCTGAAACTGCGTCAGGTGTGCTGCGACTTACGCCTGGTCAACGAAGCCACCCTGCCCGCCCGTGGCAGCAGCTCGGGCAAACTCGACAGCCTGATGGAAATGCTTGAAGAGCTGTTTGAAGAAGGACGGCGGATCCTGTTGTTTTCGCAGTTCACCTCGATGTTGAGCCTGATCGAAGTCGAGCTTAAAAAACGCGGAATTGCCTACGCGCTGCTGACCGGCCAGACCCGCGATCGGCGCACGCCGGTAAAGGACTTCCAGAGCGGCAAGCTGCAAATTTTTCTGATCAGCCTGAAGGCCGGCGGTGTGGGCTTGAACCTGACCGAAGCCGACACGGTGATCCACTACGACCCATGGTGGAACCCGGCCACGGAAAACCAGGCCACCGACCGTGCGTATCGCATCGGGCAAGAGAAGCCGGTGTTCGTCTACAAGATGATTGCCCGAGGCACGGTGGAGGAGAAAATCCAGCACCTGCAGAAGGAAAAATCCGACTTGGCGGCGGGTGTGCTGGATGGGCGGACGACGGGAGATTGGCAGTTGGGCAATGAGGACATCGAGGCATTGTTTGCGCCGCTGCCGAATAAGCAAGAAAAGCGCTGA